A genome region from Thermococcus alcaliphilus includes the following:
- a CDS encoding MFS transporter — translation MLGSYNRDAKLLIAANAAGQLFLQFSIFIMPFYLRALGYGMDKMGIFFSIQTFVGGLFFLIAGQVSLKLGYKKTLILGALLGLMGRILQVLALNFYVIALGFFLIGANMGIRQPNFYALLSEEVGEKQRHHAFSISFGIGTILNALGVLIAGFAPDFFVETFGITSELAYRLVVSLAILQFALVIPILLVIKDVPVKNPRINWRKELVVKILKFSLPSAMIGLGAGITIPYMSLYFNLRFGQTLAVISGVFFAQQLVMGIGSFILPKLVDKIGPVKTISLFQSIAAFLFGIFPSLELFLLAAFVYIIRSILMNIVWPINDAFMMGFFTTEEKATAAGIRRAFSTFMRGLGNYIGGILFSISLSYPFYATATLYVTATLIFYFFFARYNKV, via the coding sequence ATGCTTGGGAGCTACAACAGAGATGCAAAATTGTTAATAGCAGCCAATGCAGCAGGCCAGTTGTTCCTCCAGTTTTCCATATTCATAATGCCCTTTTACCTTAGGGCTTTAGGCTATGGAATGGACAAAATGGGAATTTTCTTTTCAATCCAGACTTTTGTCGGTGGACTTTTCTTTTTGATCGCTGGTCAGGTGTCTCTCAAGCTTGGCTATAAGAAGACTTTGATTCTCGGGGCACTTTTGGGATTGATGGGAAGAATACTCCAAGTTTTGGCACTCAACTTTTACGTCATTGCTCTGGGATTCTTTTTAATAGGTGCTAATATGGGAATAAGGCAGCCTAACTTTTACGCTTTGCTGAGTGAGGAAGTAGGAGAGAAGCAAAGGCATCATGCTTTTTCTATAAGCTTTGGAATTGGAACGATTTTAAATGCTCTGGGAGTGTTAATTGCTGGATTTGCTCCCGATTTCTTTGTGGAAACCTTTGGAATAACAAGCGAACTCGCATACAGGCTTGTTGTTTCCTTGGCAATTCTCCAGTTCGCCCTTGTAATCCCGATCCTTTTGGTAATCAAAGACGTCCCAGTAAAGAATCCGCGTATAAACTGGAGGAAGGAACTTGTTGTAAAGATCCTCAAGTTTTCACTTCCTTCGGCAATGATAGGTTTGGGAGCAGGAATAACGATTCCCTATATGAGTCTATACTTTAACCTTCGCTTTGGACAAACGTTAGCGGTTATAAGCGGGGTTTTCTTTGCCCAACAGCTGGTCATGGGCATTGGTTCTTTCATACTTCCAAAGCTCGTAGATAAAATCGGCCCTGTGAAGACTATTTCCCTCTTTCAGAGCATCGCTGCTTTTCTCTTTGGAATATTCCCATCGTTGGAACTCTTTCTCTTAGCGGCGTTTGTTTATATCATCCGGTCAATCCTTATGAACATTGTGTGGCCTATAAATGATGCCTTCATGATGGGATTTTTTACAACTGAGGAAAAGGCAACGGCTGCGGGGATTAGAAGGGCTTTTTCCACTTTCATGAGAGGATTGGGGAATTATATAGGGGGCATACTGTTTTCAATTTCCCTTAGCTATCCCTTTTATGCCACGGCAACCCTCTACGTGACAGCCACCCTGATATTCTACTTCTTCTTCGCTAGGTACAACAAAGTTTAA
- a CDS encoding sulfite exporter TauE/SafE family protein, with amino-acid sequence MEEVLLLLMVGLGGFIGSLMSGGSLITLFILTLFNIPAKTAVGTLKMIIAALTLVSSLTYLKAGILNLKTALTIVLFSLLGSYIGSVFLLSISEEASNFVVMVFLIIGTYFTLKAPQGEPMLSGKLSQSIVGLAIGIYIGVLGIASTLVVISLLRMFFRVDILRANAMAKVIIFFNNFVAFINYAKNGSVDYSIGMLLMLPVIIGSWLGAKTALKMDPKYLKGVFVGISLLTLVNLLKNLS; translated from the coding sequence ATGGAAGAAGTCCTTCTCTTACTTATGGTGGGGCTCGGAGGTTTTATAGGTTCTTTGATGAGCGGAGGGAGTTTAATAACCTTATTTATCCTCACACTCTTCAATATTCCCGCAAAAACTGCTGTTGGAACATTAAAGATGATTATTGCGGCATTAACACTTGTGTCTTCTCTCACATACCTTAAAGCAGGCATTTTAAATCTAAAGACAGCTTTAACTATTGTGCTCTTTTCTCTGCTTGGCTCCTACATTGGTAGTGTTTTCTTGCTGAGTATTTCTGAGGAGGCCTCAAATTTTGTAGTGATGGTGTTTCTTATAATAGGGACATATTTTACATTAAAAGCGCCACAAGGGGAGCCTATGCTTAGTGGAAAGCTGTCTCAATCCATTGTGGGACTGGCAATTGGCATCTACATAGGTGTTTTGGGAATAGCCTCTACCCTTGTAGTAATCTCTCTCCTGAGGATGTTCTTTAGGGTAGACATTTTGAGGGCAAACGCAATGGCAAAGGTAATTATCTTCTTTAACAACTTTGTTGCGTTCATAAACTATGCAAAAAACGGCAGTGTGGATTATTCTATTGGGATGCTTCTTATGTTGCCCGTCATTATTGGTTCATGGCTAGGTGCTAAGACTGCTCTTAAAATGGATCCCAAGTACCTCAAAGGGGTATTTGTTGGCATTTCTCTGCTGACCTTGGTTAATCTATTAAAAAACTTGAGTTAG
- a CDS encoding DUF2391 family protein, with the protein MMNESNAEEMIDPRVAEREKMESELKKLNENMAKLSKQVDEIQEELDKKNKPDKLGWDDVVQEIIGAMTFSLPFLFTEEIWDIAKTIDIWRTLAIFLMTLLMAYLFISKAKLSNIAKEEWHHIPKRLLTVTAVSYMTSVLLIYLYGIANIANFSLGQYISATIIVSTFAVIGAIAVDLVK; encoded by the coding sequence ATGATGAATGAATCCAATGCTGAAGAGATGATTGACCCCAGAGTGGCTGAGCGTGAAAAAATGGAAAGCGAACTTAAAAAGCTAAACGAAAATATGGCAAAACTCTCTAAGCAAGTAGATGAGATACAAGAAGAGTTAGATAAGAAAAACAAACCCGATAAACTTGGATGGGATGATGTGGTCCAGGAGATTATCGGTGCAATGACATTTTCCCTTCCGTTCCTTTTTACCGAGGAAATCTGGGACATAGCAAAAACAATAGACATATGGCGAACACTTGCTATCTTTCTGATGACCCTCTTAATGGCTTACCTTTTTATTTCAAAAGCCAAACTCTCAAACATCGCAAAAGAAGAATGGCACCACATACCTAAAAGATTGCTCACCGTTACGGCTGTCTCTTACATGACTTCAGTCCTTTTGATATACCTATACGGCATAGCCAATATTGCAAACTTTTCATTGGGACAATACATCAGCGCCACAATCATTGTGAGTACCTTTGCAGTTATAGGGGCTATAGCTGTTGATCTGGTGAAGTAG
- a CDS encoding DUF3226 domain-containing protein, with amino-acid sequence MIIVTGDRYDEALTDRNFEKILFPEYGKNREKLREFVNKLKGDEVIVTASLELIDLILKKFQGEGHVLIYSNTGKGLTFKEAYELRKYLDFDLRGAEITNTEKVSVLFCEGKTDSKFFKASYKKIFGFKEAREVPPNLVLIEKLFERDNYELIKNNGYIAIIPSEGNAGVIRNLGNFLRAMEVFEFHVGKIGIAIDIDESKKVVMDSIIGKLSSFKYSKTKAGFKVGKTEVIPLLIGSKIDLGPCVEWQKPTIEDFMLAILEGDKTFKKLERAINILCIDLKRKLKPKEVIYLAMAAKKFWGNLEGFYEMSIMRTPKWKVEKVLKESKIYEKMEALLPSL; translated from the coding sequence ATGATAATAGTTACTGGAGACAGATACGATGAAGCTCTAACGGATAGAAATTTTGAAAAAATTTTATTCCCAGAGTATGGAAAAAACAGAGAAAAACTTAGGGAATTCGTTAATAAGCTAAAGGGCGACGAAGTGATTGTAACCGCAAGCTTGGAGCTTATTGATCTCATACTGAAGAAATTTCAAGGGGAAGGACATGTCTTAATTTACTCAAACACGGGTAAAGGGTTAACCTTCAAAGAAGCTTATGAGCTGAGGAAGTACCTTGATTTTGATCTGAGAGGGGCAGAGATAACAAACACAGAAAAAGTGAGCGTTCTCTTCTGTGAAGGGAAGACCGATTCAAAGTTCTTTAAAGCAAGCTATAAGAAGATCTTTGGCTTTAAAGAGGCCAGAGAAGTTCCTCCTAATTTAGTGCTAATTGAAAAGCTTTTCGAAAGAGACAACTACGAGCTAATAAAGAACAACGGATACATTGCCATAATCCCCAGTGAAGGGAACGCCGGAGTAATAAGAAATCTTGGGAACTTCTTGAGAGCAATGGAAGTTTTTGAATTTCATGTTGGGAAAATAGGCATTGCAATTGACATAGATGAAAGCAAAAAAGTCGTGATGGATTCCATAATAGGCAAGCTCTCATCCTTCAAGTATAGTAAAACCAAGGCAGGTTTTAAAGTTGGAAAAACTGAAGTCATTCCCCTCTTAATCGGGAGCAAGATAGACCTCGGCCCCTGTGTGGAGTGGCAAAAGCCAACGATTGAAGACTTTATGCTGGCGATTTTAGAAGGTGACAAAACTTTCAAAAAGCTGGAGAGAGCCATCAACATTTTATGCATAGACTTAAAGCGAAAATTGAAACCAAAAGAGGTTATTTATTTAGCAATGGCTGCCAAGAAGTTTTGGGGAAACCTTGAGGGCTTTTACGAGATGAGTATAATGAGAACCCCAAAGTGGAAGGTCGAGAAAGTCCTAAAAGAAAGCAAAATATATGAGAAGATGGAAGCGCTCTTACCATCTCTCTAA
- a CDS encoding glycosyltransferase, whose protein sequence is MKVIVGIPSYNNADTIGYVVRQAAEGLKRYFGGGLIINSDGGSKDGTREVVMKTPVPEGVEVRSLVYKWPIPGKGSAMKEVLEIAREEGADAVVFVDSDLRSITPEWIYKFAKPIEEGYHFVAPLYLRHKYDGTITNNIAYPMTASLYGYNVRQPIGGDFGISAELIDTYLGDEEIWKSDVARFGVDIFLTTTAIAEGFKVIQTALGVKIHDPKDPAASLGPMFNQVVGTLFMLMQKYEDKWKNVRDIKPVPVFGEMEVREPEPVKVSLDLLKERARNLFEENKEILERALSKETFEEVKEALRTFDFDDVLWSHVLFDGAVAYKNGILKNAEPLVPLYFAKTADFVEKTKDMTTEEAEKLVLKRAETFLKEKDYLLERW, encoded by the coding sequence ATGAAAGTCATTGTAGGTATTCCAAGCTATAACAACGCTGATACAATTGGATACGTCGTTAGACAAGCCGCAGAAGGACTAAAAAGGTATTTTGGGGGAGGTTTAATTATCAATTCAGACGGTGGGAGTAAAGATGGTACAAGAGAAGTTGTCATGAAAACTCCAGTCCCTGAAGGCGTTGAAGTAAGGAGCTTGGTTTACAAGTGGCCAATACCAGGAAAAGGCAGTGCCATGAAAGAGGTCTTAGAGATAGCAAGGGAAGAAGGAGCCGATGCAGTGGTGTTTGTCGATAGTGACCTAAGGAGCATAACTCCAGAGTGGATTTACAAATTCGCCAAGCCAATTGAAGAGGGCTATCACTTCGTTGCCCCACTGTATTTAAGGCACAAATATGACGGGACAATAACCAACAACATAGCGTACCCAATGACAGCCTCTCTCTACGGATACAACGTCAGACAGCCAATAGGAGGAGACTTTGGAATCAGCGCAGAGCTTATAGACACCTATCTTGGCGATGAAGAAATTTGGAAAAGCGATGTAGCAAGGTTTGGAGTGGACATATTTCTGACCACTACTGCAATAGCGGAAGGCTTTAAAGTTATCCAGACAGCGCTGGGAGTTAAAATTCACGATCCAAAGGATCCAGCAGCTTCTCTAGGCCCAATGTTCAACCAAGTCGTGGGAACTCTATTTATGCTGATGCAAAAGTATGAGGATAAATGGAAAAACGTTAGGGATATAAAACCGGTTCCGGTTTTCGGAGAGATGGAAGTTAGAGAACCAGAGCCTGTCAAAGTCAGCTTAGACCTGTTAAAAGAAAGGGCAAGGAATCTTTTTGAGGAAAATAAGGAGATTTTGGAGAGGGCACTCTCAAAAGAAACGTTTGAGGAAGTTAAAGAGGCACTAAGAACGTTCGACTTCGATGACGTCCTATGGAGCCACGTTCTCTTTGATGGGGCAGTGGCATATAAAAACGGAATACTCAAAAATGCCGAACCTTTAGTGCCTCTCTACTTTGCAAAAACCGCAGACTTCGTGGAAAAAACAAAGGACATGACAACAGAAGAGGCAGAAAAACTAGTTCTGAAAAGAGCGGAGACATTCTTGAAGGAGAAAGACTACCTTTTAGAGAGATGGTAA
- a CDS encoding Gfo/Idh/MocA family protein: protein MGKLKVGIIGCGNIFNLAHKNALKNLREIKVIACMDIKEKKAKEAAKEFNAKPYTSLDEFLDLDLDVVEILTPTYTHAELAIKALKSGKHVIVEKPIALTTEEAQKMIKTAEKEELWLLVGHTRRFDKRWVQIKEVIKKRNIVPMQIRKAEVQRLPFPETAWYWKPNKGGGVAIDLGVHVTDFLRWYFESEPVKILGIGKAIRKEAKVNGTYDHFLMMIQFEGGKTGLAEVSWAYSYPARYGVFYHHLDILGKNGRIRYTPLDTPVVGVVKSHFEMPRFSPLLSAFPEAFETELRHFFRVIMGEEEPSITAKDALIALQMAEIAIESAKREEPLEFKGVVE, encoded by the coding sequence ATGGGGAAGCTGAAAGTTGGAATAATAGGATGCGGAAATATATTCAATTTAGCCCATAAAAACGCCCTCAAAAACCTAAGGGAAATAAAAGTCATCGCTTGCATGGATATAAAGGAGAAAAAGGCAAAAGAAGCTGCAAAAGAGTTCAATGCAAAACCGTACACAAGTTTAGATGAGTTCCTCGATTTAGATTTAGACGTTGTTGAAATCCTAACCCCCACTTACACTCACGCTGAACTGGCCATAAAAGCCCTAAAAAGCGGTAAGCATGTGATTGTAGAAAAACCCATAGCTCTTACAACTGAAGAAGCTCAAAAGATGATAAAAACCGCAGAAAAGGAAGAATTATGGCTTTTGGTTGGTCATACCAGAAGATTCGACAAGAGATGGGTGCAGATAAAGGAAGTGATAAAAAAGAGAAACATAGTACCGATGCAGATAAGAAAAGCGGAAGTTCAAAGACTGCCGTTTCCAGAGACTGCATGGTACTGGAAGCCCAATAAAGGAGGAGGGGTTGCAATAGACCTAGGAGTCCATGTTACAGATTTTCTCAGGTGGTACTTCGAGAGTGAGCCTGTAAAAATCCTTGGAATTGGAAAAGCCATAAGAAAAGAGGCAAAGGTAAATGGAACATATGACCACTTTTTGATGATGATACAGTTTGAAGGGGGCAAAACCGGATTAGCAGAGGTAAGCTGGGCTTACTCTTATCCAGCCCGCTATGGGGTCTTTTACCACCACCTAGATATCCTAGGAAAGAACGGAAGGATAAGATACACCCCCCTAGACACACCGGTTGTTGGAGTGGTAAAGAGCCACTTTGAGATGCCGCGCTTTTCACCATTGCTCTCAGCATTTCCTGAGGCATTTGAAACCGAGCTGAGACACTTTTTCAGAGTAATAATGGGAGAGGAAGAACCTTCAATAACTGCAAAAGACGCATTAATAGCCCTTCAAATGGCAGAAATAGCGATAGAATCAGCAAAGAGAGAAGAGCCCTTGGAGTTTAAGGGGGTGGTAGAATGA
- a CDS encoding Gfo/Idh/MocA family protein, producing MINVGIISYAHPHALRYGATFASNPKARLYAISGDGANRDVAKSEAEKLKAKFYQNYEVLLKDNKVDAVYIAIETYRHKEVAIRAAEEGKHILLEKPIALTLEDADEIIKAAKKADVKLMVPFNPRFTTPLRKAKAMIEAGEIGDLEYIYSISEYVKPPIFLEGLDMSWFLDVKKAGGGGFMDTAPHGIDSLLWLTNSEPKSVYADIGSKIYGFPVDDIGTAVLRFKNGVMAVLNAGWGNPKGYSYGLEIKYYILGKEGFLDVRTAYPDFTVYQDRAEKIYWERADVNGIVNSFLESIIEDKEPPITGEIAKKNLKIILAAYESSKTGKVIKL from the coding sequence ATGATAAATGTTGGGATAATCAGCTACGCTCATCCCCATGCGCTTAGGTATGGAGCAACTTTTGCCTCCAATCCAAAAGCAAGGCTCTACGCAATATCTGGTGACGGAGCAAACAGAGACGTGGCTAAGTCAGAGGCAGAAAAGCTGAAGGCAAAATTTTACCAAAACTACGAAGTCCTCCTCAAAGACAATAAGGTAGACGCCGTGTACATAGCAATTGAAACCTATAGACATAAAGAGGTTGCCATAAGAGCTGCCGAAGAAGGGAAGCACATACTTTTAGAAAAGCCCATTGCTTTAACTCTTGAAGACGCCGATGAAATTATTAAAGCAGCTAAAAAAGCCGATGTAAAACTCATGGTTCCCTTTAATCCAAGGTTCACAACGCCTCTTAGAAAGGCAAAAGCAATGATAGAAGCCGGGGAGATAGGAGATCTGGAGTACATATATTCAATCTCGGAGTACGTAAAGCCCCCAATATTCCTTGAAGGCTTGGATATGAGCTGGTTCTTAGACGTTAAAAAAGCAGGCGGCGGTGGATTTATGGACACTGCACCACATGGGATAGATTCTCTTCTCTGGCTTACAAACAGCGAACCAAAGAGCGTTTACGCGGACATTGGCTCAAAAATATATGGATTCCCGGTAGATGATATAGGCACTGCGGTGCTTAGATTCAAGAATGGGGTCATGGCAGTTCTAAACGCTGGATGGGGCAATCCGAAGGGATACTCATATGGACTGGAAATCAAGTACTACATACTCGGAAAGGAGGGATTCCTTGATGTCAGAACTGCATATCCCGACTTTACCGTGTATCAAGACAGAGCGGAAAAGATATACTGGGAGAGAGCCGATGTCAATGGCATAGTGAACTCATTCTTAGAATCGATAATAGAAGACAAAGAGCCACCAATAACTGGAGAAATCGCCAAAAAGAACCTAAAGATAATTCTAGCCGCTTATGAGTCTTCAAAAACTGGAAAAGTTATCAAACTCTGA
- a CDS encoding ABC transporter substrate-binding protein, with protein sequence MSRKVRLAGVLVLVLLGAIVSGCIGGQQTTTQTTQTTTEKVTVTWLSTQLNPPEERAFVQEQLVKEFKDQTGIDVNFVPISYTDLATRLEAEEKAGKVTIDLIADLHGGLDFFASKGWLEDLSGRKLEGRTFISTFEKYATINGKKVYIPWMSATYVMVVNKKAFDYLPAGLTKEDVMKGTEKWTYDALLEWAKNLKEATGQPQLGFPAGPKGLLHRFLHGYIYPSFTGYQAKNFDSPEAVEMWKYLRELWQYVNPASTTWDAMGEPLLRGEVMIAWDHTARIKNAIETNPDQFVVVPVPRGPKGRGFILVVAGLAIPKNAPHPDEAWKLIDYLTKPETQVKILENVGFFPTVQEATGAIPSGPLKILAEGVAAQSATPDAVVAMIPNLGEKGGQFTNAYRTAFERIVLKGEDPEAVVKELGPQVKQLFQEMGQEIP encoded by the coding sequence ATGAGCCGAAAGGTAAGGTTGGCAGGAGTTTTGGTTTTGGTTCTTTTAGGAGCGATAGTAAGTGGGTGCATTGGGGGGCAACAAACCACAACACAAACTACCCAAACAACCACCGAAAAAGTCACAGTAACATGGCTTTCAACACAGCTAAACCCCCCAGAGGAGAGGGCTTTTGTACAGGAGCAATTAGTTAAAGAGTTTAAGGATCAAACGGGAATTGATGTAAACTTTGTACCTATCAGCTATACCGATCTAGCTACAAGACTTGAGGCGGAGGAAAAAGCAGGTAAGGTAACTATCGATCTGATAGCCGATCTCCACGGTGGATTGGACTTCTTCGCTTCCAAGGGATGGCTTGAAGACCTAAGCGGAAGAAAACTTGAAGGAAGAACCTTCATAAGCACCTTTGAGAAATATGCAACCATAAACGGAAAGAAAGTTTACATCCCATGGATGAGTGCCACCTATGTAATGGTGGTAAACAAGAAAGCCTTTGACTACCTTCCAGCAGGACTTACAAAGGAAGACGTTATGAAGGGAACTGAGAAGTGGACATACGATGCTCTTCTTGAATGGGCCAAGAACTTGAAGGAAGCCACTGGCCAACCACAGCTCGGCTTCCCAGCTGGACCAAAGGGTCTCTTGCACAGATTCCTCCACGGTTACATCTACCCAAGCTTTACCGGCTACCAGGCTAAGAACTTCGACAGTCCAGAGGCTGTAGAAATGTGGAAATACCTTAGAGAGCTCTGGCAATACGTCAACCCAGCAAGTACAACATGGGACGCTATGGGTGAGCCACTCCTTAGAGGGGAAGTTATGATCGCCTGGGATCACACCGCAAGAATAAAGAACGCAATAGAAACCAACCCAGATCAGTTCGTAGTAGTCCCAGTTCCAAGGGGACCAAAGGGAAGAGGATTCATCCTTGTAGTTGCCGGATTGGCAATTCCAAAGAACGCTCCTCACCCAGATGAAGCATGGAAGTTAATTGATTACCTCACAAAGCCAGAAACACAAGTAAAGATCCTTGAGAACGTTGGATTCTTCCCAACAGTCCAAGAAGCAACGGGAGCTATCCCAAGTGGACCACTCAAGATACTCGCCGAAGGTGTTGCAGCTCAATCTGCAACTCCAGATGCGGTAGTAGCAATGATTCCAAACCTCGGTGAAAAGGGAGGACAGTTCACAAACGCTTACAGAACTGCCTTTGAGAGAATTGTTCTCAAAGGTGAAGACCCAGAAGCAGTAGTTAAAGAACTCGGTCCACAAGTAAAGCAGCTCTTCCAAGAGATGGGACAAGAGATTCCATGA
- a CDS encoding carbohydrate ABC transporter permease, with protein sequence MKVKSSYIPYFLILPAFAYLLFFVGYPLVQALYTAFTQNGQFSLATVRKTFADPYFWDALKYTIALAGVIVPTQVGLALILALAVNRAFKGKDFTIYALTIPLTISDVAAGLIWYSMLSPSGFLNKLLLNIGLIHQPIYFFGYQYRHMEFLAIVLAELWRATSIVFVIILAGLQMISHEYLEAAEVFGADYWTRLRKIVIPLLKPSIQSALIIRTLFAMQIFGIVWILAGRDIPILAGEGFYRLTELKEYDVASIYALVIAGLSILLGALYIKFMKAEYLEVRR encoded by the coding sequence ATGAAGGTTAAATCCTCCTACATTCCTTATTTTTTAATTTTACCTGCATTTGCGTATCTGCTGTTTTTTGTTGGGTATCCTCTTGTTCAAGCCCTCTATACTGCGTTTACCCAAAACGGACAATTCTCCCTTGCAACTGTTAGAAAAACATTTGCCGATCCTTATTTTTGGGATGCCTTAAAATATACCATAGCCCTTGCGGGAGTTATTGTCCCAACTCAAGTTGGGTTAGCCCTTATATTGGCCCTTGCTGTTAATAGGGCGTTTAAAGGGAAAGATTTTACTATTTATGCCCTCACGATCCCGTTAACTATAAGCGATGTAGCTGCGGGTTTGATATGGTATTCCATGCTTTCCCCAAGCGGATTTTTGAATAAGCTTCTTCTGAATATTGGACTTATCCATCAGCCCATCTACTTTTTTGGGTATCAATATCGTCATATGGAATTTTTGGCTATTGTTTTAGCCGAGCTTTGGAGGGCAACCTCAATAGTTTTTGTTATAATTCTCGCCGGGCTTCAGATGATAAGCCACGAGTATCTAGAGGCAGCAGAGGTCTTTGGAGCAGATTACTGGACAAGGCTGAGGAAGATAGTGATTCCCCTCTTAAAGCCAAGCATCCAGAGTGCTTTGATAATCAGAACCCTTTTCGCAATGCAGATATTCGGTATTGTGTGGATTCTAGCCGGAAGAGACATTCCGATTCTAGCTGGAGAAGGCTTTTACAGACTAACAGAACTCAAAGAATACGATGTAGCATCCATCTACGCCTTGGTAATAGCGGGGCTTTCAATACTGCTTGGAGCACTCTATATTAAGTTCATGAAGGCCGAATACCTGGAGGTGAGAAGATGA
- a CDS encoding carbohydrate ABC transporter permease gives MNDETKFMLKRLAFYTFIFTVVAWIIIPIIISTLYGFALPRDYYDPKKIFPTSFTVKYVKTLLFTLGALDGIKNSVIVALITIAISFALGIPAGYAVAKFIFPGKDTIKLSIVALRMFPIPVMAIPLVILYIKLNLIDTLLGVALAHTAMALPFVVLITSSIFAGVSTELEEAGMVFGLTRLGSFFRITLPLALPGLAAAAMFTFVMSWNEVFVASILTLSHRTLPAQILSIMAGASGGAAPDYYKFAAAFIMIIPAITFIFFARKYLVTMWGITLK, from the coding sequence ATGAACGACGAAACAAAGTTCATGCTAAAAAGGCTAGCCTTCTATACGTTTATTTTTACTGTGGTCGCTTGGATAATAATCCCAATAATAATCTCAACACTCTATGGCTTCGCACTTCCCAGAGATTACTATGACCCCAAGAAGATCTTCCCAACAAGCTTCACAGTAAAATACGTTAAAACCCTTCTTTTCACACTCGGGGCGTTAGATGGTATTAAGAACAGCGTTATTGTGGCATTAATCACAATAGCCATAAGCTTTGCCCTTGGAATTCCTGCTGGTTATGCAGTTGCAAAGTTTATCTTCCCCGGAAAGGACACCATAAAGCTGTCTATAGTGGCTCTTAGAATGTTCCCAATACCTGTAATGGCAATTCCCCTCGTAATCCTTTATATAAAGCTCAACCTCATCGATACCCTACTAGGAGTTGCACTCGCCCATACGGCAATGGCGCTTCCCTTTGTAGTGCTAATAACCTCAAGCATCTTTGCAGGTGTTTCAACTGAGCTTGAGGAAGCCGGCATGGTGTTTGGACTTACAAGACTAGGCTCGTTCTTTAGAATTACCCTGCCCTTAGCATTACCAGGTTTAGCGGCTGCAGCTATGTTCACCTTCGTCATGTCGTGGAACGAGGTTTTTGTAGCGTCAATTTTAACTCTCTCCCACAGAACGTTACCAGCCCAAATTCTGTCAATAATGGCTGGAGCGAGCGGAGGGGCAGCACCAGATTACTACAAGTTCGCAGCGGCATTCATCATGATAATACCCGCTATAACGTTCATATTCTTTGCTAGGAAGTATCTGGTAACAATGTGGGGTATAACACTAAAATGA